The following nucleotide sequence is from Candidatus Limnocylindria bacterium.
AGCCGCATCGACGGCGTCGAGTCTAGTGACACATCGGTGCTCGATTGATGGTGCAACCGAACGTCCCGCGGGGCTTGACGTCTGGGGCCTGGCGCTGTATATAACTAGTAGGTTATGAAAGAACCACGAACAGACCGATGAGAGCCGATCCCCTCGACGCGACATTCTCAGCACTCGCCGACCCCACGCGGCGCGCGATCCTGGCGCGCCTGGCCTCGGGCGAGGCGTCGGTCACCGAGCTGGCGAAGCCGTTCGCGATGAGTCAGCCGGCGATCTCGAAGCACCTCAAGGTCCTGGAGCGCGCGGGCCTGATCTCGGGCGGCCGTGAAGCGCAGCGACGCCCGCGCCGGATCGAGGGCGAGGCGCTGGCCGTAGCAACGGGTTGGCTGGAGCGCTACCGCGAGGTGTGGGAGGGCAACTTCCAGCGTCTGGACGTTCTGCTCGAGGAGCTCAAGACGAGCGAGGCAAAGCGCGAGGCGAAACGCGGAGGCAAGAAGCGAAAGGGAGGCAAGAAGTGACGAGTATCGGACTGCTGGAGATAACCACGCCGTCAGATCGGGCGATCGCGATGACGCGCGTCTTCGACGCTCCCGCAAG
It contains:
- a CDS encoding metalloregulator ArsR/SmtB family transcription factor — protein: MRADPLDATFSALADPTRRAILARLASGEASVTELAKPFAMSQPAISKHLKVLERAGLISGGREAQRRPRRIEGEALAVATGWLERYREVWEGNFQRLDVLLEELKTSEAKREAKRGGKKRKGGKK